The DNA sequence tctttgaagTTCATATGTAGATTCAACTATAAATGTTCCCCTCAGACAACCCTGTGTTGACACTATCAAATAGCTGTTTGTAAGTTGGAGTTTGTTATAACCACATAATTTGGAACAGACTGTGGTTAATTATGTGTGTAATTGAGTTCTATATGGTATATACAACTTTGTTCGTTTTGGACTACACAGGATTTTACTCACTGTGATACATCATTCCAGATATTGTTCATTGCAATAGTTGCTGGTACCCTTTTCTAATAAATTGTGAACTTATTTATCTTATTGTACTTTATGTATAATATGTATGCATAGTTCTTCAACAATGTCAACTGGTACATTAACTGACTGCAAGTATAGACAACCCCGATAGCGGACACTAGACCTGCATTAATCAACCTTCTTCCTCATAAATGCTGAGAGCTTACCAACCAATGTGAAGTAATGCTTTTCATCATTTAATGGTCCTGATAGTTAATGCTTCAGCTTTGcttctttgatatgcaaatggTATTTATAGCTGaagttatatttaaatatactgAAATGAGGGCAAGCCCTATTTATGTAGATTTTGGGTGGTTCTTAACCCACGAATTAGCTCTAAGTATCAAGCTGAGTTACTGTTTCCACCTAAATGGAATTAAAGTCTATTTAATTCCATCAATTCCTAAGTACTCCTCTCCTGACACTTCCTTGGTCAGATATCATCAATACCACTtaactttattttaattaaattggtgTTGGAATGAAGTTAATTGTATCCTATCAATTACAAATCCCCTATTACTTATTACGAACCCTCAGCAGCCCATAAAATGACAATACATGACTTGTCTATGATCCCCACCTGAGCAATACATGAAGTGATGATTCCCTGTCTTATTTAGGCAGAGGCTGTGTGTGACAGACAATTTACCAAACATTGATTCTCTTGACTTCAGGCTAGTTTCAGTTGTCAACTATCATAATGAGATGATGTTGTTAGCTTATACATTACACTATAACATGCTTTAGATAGTGAATGTTGGATATTGAGTTTCAAGTTGGTGAGAGTCAAACCTAATTAGATTTGAATTGTATTTACTAGCTATTGTAGTTCCATAACCTATTCAATTGTACATGGTAGAGTCCCATATCCTAATATGATGTTTGTTACTATTTGGTCAGCTTCATACGATGGATAAatcttggatgcatattgaagatagattgcatTCCATTGAGTATGCTGAAGGGGTTAGACAATTCCTTGCTATGGCCATTTCCCACACTGCTAATCCTGATCAaattaggtgtccatgtagaAGATGTCGGAATAAAGCTTTCCACTCCATTCGTACAATTGAGGATCATTTGTTCTTTAGAGGGATTGATCCAACTTATACTCCATGGAtattccatggagaagatgatccattcctTTCTACCACTTTTTCTGAcgaagacgaagatgatacgTTGGCTCATAGTGATTATATTGATGATCTCGATGAGCTTTTAGATGACATCCGTCATGGGTCGTTTATGGAAAATCATGGAGTAAATGACGGATCATCTTATGCACCAGATCAACCCTCTGCCTCTAATGCTCCTGTCAACTCTAATTTCGAGGACTTGGTAGCTGATGCACGACGGCCACTCTATCCTACATGTACTAAGTTCTCAAAGCTATCATTCATCGTCAAGCTGCTTCACATCAAGAGCATCGGTGGGTGGATGGTGAAGTCCTTCGATATGGTCATAAAGCTCTTGCATGAGGCATTTCCTGATGCCTCATTCCCTGACTCATATAATGATGCCCGTCGCTTGGAGCGGGGATTGGACTTTAGTTACGAAAAGATCCATGTGTGCCCAAATGATTGTGTcttgttttggaaggaaaatgcatcgTTTAATGAATGCCCCAAGTGTAAGGCATCTAGATGGGAGCAAAGCACAATTCAGGGACGAAGGATACCACAAAAAGTACTCCGACATTTTCCCCTTAAGCCGCGCTTGCAGAGATTATATATGTCAAAGAAGACAGCCCAAGACATGAGATGGCATGTAGATGGATGTGTTGACGATCCGACGTGCATGCGACACCCATCAGATTCGAAGGCTTGGAAGGACTTTGATAACAAACATATGGGATTTTCCAAAGATCCCCGCAATGTTAGACTTGGTTTGGCTAGTGATGGGTTTAACCCGTTCAACAACATGAGTAGACCGTACAGCATTTGGCCAGTACTGCTTGTGCCATACAACTTGCCCCCCTGGGCCTGTATGAAAGAACCATACACGATGCTGTCGTTGTTAATACCTGGCCCTAAGTCACCAGGTAATGACATTGATGTCTTCTTGCGTCCGTTACTCGATGAATTGAAGGAGTTATGGGAAGAGGGTATTCGTACCTATGATGCATACAGTGGGGAACACTTTATGTTGCATGCAGCGCTActgtggacaatcaatgacttccCCGCATATGCCAATCTTTATGGGTGGAGTACAAAGGGCAAGATGGCATGCCCCCATTGCACATctgacacaaattcacaatggtTGGTTTATGGCCGCAAGCATTGCTATATGGGTCATCGACGATGGTTGGCCCCAGATCACAATTGGAGACGGAAAAAGAATGCTTTTAATGGCTTTGAAGAGCACCAACTCCAACCATCAAGGGTCGAGGGAGAGGAATTGCATCAACAATTAAGTCAATTGTCACATGTTCAGTTTGGTAAATCTTCTTCGAAAAGGAAACGATCTCCCAATCATCTTAATTGGacgaaaaaatcaatattttttgagCTTCCTTACTGGTTATCCTTAGGTTTGAGACATAATCTGGACGTCATGCACATTGAGAAAAACATATGCGATAACGTCCTGGGAACGTTGTtgaatattgaaggaaaaactaaGGACTCTGCCACTGCACGTAAAGATTTGGCAAATATGGGAATAAGGAAAGAATTGCATTTACAAACAGATGCCGAGTCTACAACCATGGGTCTTGGTTGCTACATGTTAAATTTGAATGAGCGAAGGGTTTTTTGTGCATGGTTGTCAAAAGTTAAATTCCCTGATGGGTTTGCATCCAATATTGCCCGGTGTGTCAATGCTACCGAGGGAAAGATCAGTGGAATGAAGAGCCATGATTGTCACGTATTTATGCAAGCACTATTGCCGGTCGTGATTGGTGGGTTCTTACGGGCCGATGTGCGTCAAGCCTTACTAGAGTTGAGTTGgttcttcaaagaattatgttctCGAACTTTGAACTTACCAGTGTTGCATCGTCTTCATGCTAatattcccatcattctctgcaaactagagatgatattccctccagctttttttgatatcatggtGCACCTTTCTATTCACCTGCCAGAGGAGGCTCTACTTGCAGGACCCGTGCAAtacagatggatgtatccttttgagAGGTATCTAGGAAAGTTCAAGCGGTACGTCCGCAACAGAGCCCGG is a window from the Carya illinoinensis cultivar Pawnee chromosome 14, C.illinoinensisPawnee_v1, whole genome shotgun sequence genome containing:
- the LOC122293752 gene encoding uncharacterized protein LOC122293752; translation: MDKSWMHIEDRLHSIEYAEGVRQFLAMAISHTANPDQIRCPCRRCRNKAFHSIRTIEDHLFFRGIDPTYTPWIFHGEDDPFLSTTFSDEDEDDTLAHSDYIDDLDELLDDIRHGSFMENHGVNDGSSYAPDQPSASNAPVNSNFEDLVADARRPLYPTCTKFSKLSFIVKLLHIKSIGGWMVKSFDMVIKLLHEAFPDASFPDSYNDARRLERGLDFSYEKIHVCPNDCVLFWKENASFNECPKCKASRWEQSTIQGRRIPQKVLRHFPLKPRLQRLYMSKKTAQDMRWHVDGCVDDPTCMRHPSDSKAWKDFDNKHMGFSKDPRNVRLGLASDGFNPFNNMSRPYSIWPVLLVPYNLPPWACMKEPYTMLSLLIPGPKSPGNDIDVFLRPLLDELKELWEEGIRTYDAYSGEHFMLHAALLWTINDFPAYANLYGWSTKGKMACPHCTSDTNSQWLVYGRKHCYMGHRRWLAPDHNWRRKKNAFNGFEEHQLQPSRVEGEELHQQLSQLSHVQFGKSSSKRKRSPNHLNWTKKSIFFELPYWLSLGLRHNLDVMHIEKNICDNVLGTLLNIEGKTKDSATARKDLANMGIRKELHLQTDAESTTMGLGCYMLNLNERRVFCAWLSKVKFPDGFASNIARCVNATEGKISGMKSHDCHVFMQALLPVVIGGFLRADVRQALLELKEALLAGPVQYRWMYPFERYLGKFKRYVRNRARPEGSIAEAYVHFECLTFCSMYLHDIETKYNREERNSDVVIGFAEEGNRASLSVFSQKVRPLGTGHSHKLSDTLMVKARWEHYNKMQEESPDTSIIGTRIRELRAVTPTEVTDDIYALACGPDPWVASYNGCIMNGIRFHTKEREKHRRTQNSGVAVHGEHRGSPVDFYGALHDIIEIRYMGWRKVYLFQCTWYDIGDPRRGIRVRDHLTLVNTARQWYKDEPFALACQASQVFYLDDPILGGSWQVVHKVTSRNVYNLRAVDAIGDAHDDGESTWGDSEDEDHNNLDNVPPILNVDESMPDPLNRLDQEQFQVDATTTQRRDPSQPVDDDVFNEADPLDDEMGMEDIIGSDNSDNESNHPLNREDDDDCSKI